GATCATTTCGGTGTTGTATCGAACGACCGCGACGGCTGGATCCGCGCGTTCGACCGGGGCCGCGCGCGCATCCTCGAAACAGCGCGCGAGCATCTGAAGCGCTGCGACGGACACCCGGTGCTGCTCAAGAGCGGTCATTTCCCTCCTGGCGACGCGTTA
This region of Mycetohabitans endofungorum genomic DNA includes:
- a CDS encoding DUF1488 domain-containing protein, whose protein sequence is MQIDFPAEAGAYRDSNLTVEFDAIVNGERVRCAISVEALEDHFGVVSNDRDGWIRAFDRGRARILETAREHLKRCDGHPVLLKSGHFPPGDALRE